In Trifolium pratense cultivar HEN17-A07 linkage group LG7, ARS_RC_1.1, whole genome shotgun sequence, a genomic segment contains:
- the LOC123897492 gene encoding CO(2)-response secreted protease-like: MKANPILLILIFYYLFIFLGELRLSSADHITQSDNENQVYIVYMGAADSTDGSLRKDHAHVLNTVLRRSEKALIHNYKHGFSGFAARLSKSEANSIARQPGVVSVFPDPILKLHTTHSWDFLKLQTQVKIDKTLSNSSSSSSDIVIGMLDTGIWPEAASFSDNGMNPIPSGWKGTCMTSNDFNSSNCNRKIIGARYYPNHDTDEATVRDTYGHGSHTASTAAGKAASGASYYGLAEGTAKGGFPESRLAIYKVCFPACYGSGILAAFDDAISDGVDVLSLSLGASPFFRPNLTSDPIAIGAFHAVEHGIVVVCSAGNYGPKQMTVVNDAPWILTVAATTIDRDLQSNVVLGNNKVVKGKAINFSPLSKSADYPLITGESAKTTTADLAEARQCHTSSLDKNKVEGKIVVCDGIDDRQTTKAKINTVKEVGGLGLVHITDKEGAVANSYGDFPATVIRSKDASTILQYVNSTSNPIATILPTITVMDYKPAPMVAIFSSRGPSGLSKNILKPDIAAPGVAILAAWIENKVEDIPKGKKLSPYNIISGTSMSCPHVSGLAGSIKSRNPTWSPSAIKSAIMTSATQINNMKAPITTDLGSVATPYDYGAGEITTTESFQPGLVYETTTIDYLNYLCYIGLNTTTIKVISKTVSDSFSCPEESTPDYVSNINYPSIAISNFTSKGTVNVSRTVTNVGEEDETVYSVIVDAPNGVKLQVIPEKLEFTKSSKKQSYQVIFSSTSSSVKEDLFGTITWSNGKYNVRSPFILTV; this comes from the exons ATGAAAGCAAATCCAATTTTATTGATACTAATATTTTACTATCTCTTCATTTTTCTTGGAGAGTTAAGATTATCTTCAGCTGATCACATCACTCAATCAGATAATGAGAATCAAGTTTATATTGTTTATATGGGAGCTGCAGATTCAACTGATGGTTCCCTTCGCAAAGATCATGCCCATGTTTTAAACACTGTGTTAAGAAG GAGTGAGAAGGCTCTAATACACAATTACAAGCACGGATTTTCGGGCTTTGCGGCTCGTTTATCGAAAAGTGAAGCAAATTCAATTGCTCGGCAACCTGGAGTTGTGTCTGTGTTCCCTGATCCCATTCTAAAGCTCCATACAACACATTCTTGGGATTTTCTCAAGTTGCAAACTCAAGTCAAAATCGACAAGACCCTCTCCAATTCATCTTCCTCTTCATCGGACATTGTAATTGGCATGTTAGACACAG GTATATGGCCAGAAGCGGCAAGTTTTTCAGACAATGGAATGAATCCTATTCCATCCGGTTGGAAAGGCACTTGCATGACATCGAATGACTTCAACTCATCTAATTGTAAcag gaAGATAATAGGAGCAAGGTATTACCCTAACCATGATACGGATGAAGCCACGGTGAGGGATACATATGGACATGGATCCCACACAGCGTCTACGGCGGCAGGTAAAGCCGCGAGTGGTGCATCATACTACGGTCTTGCGGAAGGGACAGCAAAAGGCGGGTTTCCTGAATCGAGGTTGGCAATTTACAAAGTGTGTTTTCCAGCCTGTTATGGTTCTGGCATCCTTGCAGCATTCGACGATGCCATTTCTGACGGAGTTGATGTGCTGTCTCTCTCTCTGGGTGCATCTCCATTTTTCCGACCAAACTTGACATCTGACCCGATTGCAATTGGAGCTTTCCACGCTGTAGAGCACGGCATTGTGGTAGTTTGCTCAGCTGGGAATTATGGACCAAAGCAAATGACGGTTGTTAACGACGCACCTTGGATATTAACTGTTGCAGCCACCACCATTGATCGTGATCTTCAGTCCAATGTTGTCTTGGGTAATAACAAAGTTGTCAAG GGCAAAGCCATAAATTTCTCACCTCTTTCAAAATCTGCTGATTATCCATTGATAACTGGAGAATCTGCAAAGACAACTACCGCTGACTTAGCTGAAGCAAG ACAATGTCACACAAGTTCATTAGATAAGAATAAAGTCGAAGGAAAGATTGTTGTATGCGATGGTATAGATGATCGTCAAACAACTAAGGCAAAAATTAATACAGTGAAAGAGGTGGGTGGATTAGGTCTTGTTCATATTACTGACAAAGAAGGAGCAGTGGCAAATAGTTATGGAGACTTCCCAGCAACTGTGATTCGATCGAAAGATGCTTCCACAATCCTCCAATATGTCAATTCAACAAG CAATCCAATAGCAACAATTCTACCAACAATTACAGTCATGGATTATAAACCTGCACCTATGGTGGCAATCTTTTCAAGTAGAGGGCCTTCAGGACTTTCAAAGAATATTCTAAAA CCTGATATTGCAGCACCAGGTGTTGCCATTCTTGCAGCATGGATTGAAAATAAGGTAGAAGATATTCCAAAAGGGAAAAAGCTCTCGCCGTATAACATTATATCAGGAACTTCCATGTCATGCCCCCATGTTTCAGGCCTTGCAGGCAGCATTAAATCTAGAAATCCAACTTGGAGTCCTTCTGCAATCAAATCAGCTATCATGACCTCTG CAACTCAAATTAACAATATGAAGGCTCCCATTACAACAGATTTAGGATCAGTTGCCACACCTTATGACTATGGAGCAGGGGAAATAACAACAACTGAATCATTCCAGCCAGGGCTAGTTTATGAAACCACCACCATTGACTACTTGAACTACTTGTGTTACATAGGACTCAACACAACCACAATTAAGGTTATATCTAAAACCGTCTCCGATAGTTTCAGTTGCCCCGAAGAATCGACTCCCGATTATGTTTCCAACATCAATTACCCTTCCATAGCAATCTCCAACTTCACTAGTAAAGGAACCGTGAATGTGAGTAGAACTGTTACAAATGTTGGTGAAGAGGATGAAACAGTTTACTCTGTCATTGTTGATGCTCCCAATGGGGTGAAACTCCAAGTGATTCCAGAGAAATTGGAGTTTACAAAAAGTAGTAAAAAACAAAGCTACCAAGTTATTTTTTCCTCTACTTCATCCTCTGTGAAGGAAGATCTGTTTGGAACTATAACCTGGAGTAATGGTAAATATAATGTTCGAAGTCCTTTTATATTAACTGTGTag
- the LOC123900088 gene encoding uncharacterized protein LOC123900088, protein MGIRDVVPKSMELITIAEAHPGKGLTDFSSFGPPLLKLHNGSAFGIAMRKSRFIASLAQFVAGLGMPSGSNTMEDRYSTFLQLVCQLPRGTKLSVLGNHHLPFLSKQFRKLGSLTIPLVLSDQHEASETEPEASPLTRRQVSGGSTAIMLESELDGFTKLGGWVEMNTLNPKSLQWAVTLSDVSEDSFGWGMGLGGIGADHFQAEAYLKFNMGDKFCLKPGFAYATDGNSGIGALMLRSTWSL, encoded by the exons ATGGGGATTCGGGATGTTGTTCCCAAGAGTATGGAGCTTATTACCATAGCCGAGGCACAT CCAGGAAAAGGCCTCACGGATTTCTCCTCTTTTGGACCACCCCTTCTGAAATTACACAATGGTAGTGCCTTTGGCATAGCTATGAGGAAGTCACGTTTTATTGCTTCATTGGCTCAATTTGTAGCTGGACTGGGAATGCCTTCTGGTTCTAATACAATGGAGGATAGATATAGCACATTCCTACAACTCGTGTGTCAATTACCCAGAGGAACAAAGTTGTCTGTTCTTGGTAATCACCACCTGCCTTTTTTATCAAAGCAGTTTAGAAAATTGGGATCTCTTACAATTCCACTAGTCTTGTCCGACCAACATGAAGCATCTGAGACAGAACCTGAAGCATCACCCTTAACAAGGAGACAAGTCTCAGGTGGTTCTACTGCTATAATGCTGGAGTCTGAACTTGATGGCTTTACAAAACTTGGAGGTTGGGTTGAGATGAACACACTAAATCCCAAATCTCTACAATGGGCCGTAACATTGTCCGATGTTTCTGAAGATTCATTTGGCTGGGGAATGGGTCTTGGCGGAATAGGTGCGGATCATTTTCAGGCTGAAGCCTatctaaaatttaacatggGTGATAAATTCTGCTTGAAGCCAGGATTTGCATACGCAACGGATGGAAATTCTGGAATAGGTGCTTTAATGCTTCGGTCTACTTGGTCCTTGTGA
- the LOC123897348 gene encoding dnaJ homolog subfamily C member 2-like translates to MAVHTKYRLITYSPEIVDGKPIFVSSNCLPAKALKYEPAGHSFHSAALKLMGVNEEKDNKDDNKKVVGDKEQAYLPTDSYSSKSKKKSGDKDKQQQDHYALLGLSHLRYLATEDQIRKSYRDTALRFHPDKQAALLLAEETEAAKEAKKVEIETHFLAIQEAYEVLVDPTKRRIYDSTDEFDDEIPTDCAPQDFFKVFGPAFMRNGRWSVTQPIPSLGDDKTSIKEVDSFYDFWYSFKSWREFPQEDECDLDQAENREHKRWMERQNAKLSEKARKEEYVRIRTLVENAYKRDPRILRRKEEIKAEKKRKKESKFMAKKLEEEEAARIAEEEKKRKAEEDKKAAEAALQQKKVREKEKKLLRKERTRLRTLSGPISSQHIFDISEDDVEELCMSFDIDQLRGLCEKMEGKELLEQAEALRDAVSGKKHVDEKSNQQNGTVKANGSSSSLAGYAEKKEKPWTKEEIELLRKGVQKFPKGTSRRWEVVSEYIGTGRSVEEILKATKTVLLQKPDTAKAFDTFLEKRKPAAQSIASPLSTREELEGVSIPATTPENSPAFSTTTTPTTASIPTPVATTKTTPTPVATTKTTPTAPTMTTTTATKNIINSEESQGVSELEVWSAVQERALVQALKTFPKEANQRWERVAAAVPGKTVNQCKKKFAMMKENFRNKKTAV, encoded by the coding sequence ATGGCTGTTCATACAAAATATCGTCTCATTACTTACTCACCTGAGATTGTAGATGGGAAGCCTATTTTTGTTTCGTCGAATTGTCTACCGGCTAAGGCGTTGAAATATGAGCCGGCAGGTCATTCTTTTCATTCTGCTGCACTTAAACTTATGGGtgttaatgaagaaaaagataaCAAAGATGATAATAAGAAAGTGGTTGGCGATAAGGAACAGGCTTATTTGCCAACTGATTCTTATAGCAGCAAGAGCAAAAAGAAATCTGGGGATAAAGACAAACAACAACAGGACCACTATGCATTATTGGGGTTGAGCCATCTTAGGTATCTTGCTACGGAAGATCAAATTCGTAAAAGCTATCGTGACACTGCCTTGAGGTTTCATCCGGACAAACAAGCTGCTCTTCTTCTTGCCGAGGAAACTGAGGCTGCGAAGGAGGCTAAGAAGGTTGAAATAGAAACTCATTTCCTGGCAATCCAGGAGGCATATGAAGTGTTGGTTGATCCGACCAAGAGAAGAATTTATGATTCTACCGATGAGTTTGATGACGAGATTCCCACCGACTGTGCTCCACAAGACTTCTTCAAGGTGTTTGGTCCAGCTTTTATGAGGAATGGGCGGTGGTCGGTTACTCAACCAATTCCATCATTAGGTGATGATAAGACTTCAATAAAGGAAGTTGACAGTTTCTACGATTTTTGGTATTCCTTTAAAAGCTGGAGAGAGTTTCCCCAGGAGGATGAGTGTGATCTTGATCAAGCTGAAAATCGAGAGCATAAAAGGTGGATGGAAAGGCAGAATGCAAAACTTTCGGAAAAAGCTAGGAAGGAAGAATATGTACGGATCCGCACTCTTGTTGAAAATGCTTATAAGAGGGACCCTAGAATATTGAGAAGAAAGGAAGAGATAAAGGCtgagaagaaaaggaaaaaagagtCCAAGTTCATGGCAAAGAAGTTGGAGGAGGAAGAAGCAGCCAGAATTGCTGAAGAGGAGAAAAAACGAAAAGCAGAGGAAGATAAAAAAGCTGCTGAAGCTGCTTTGCAACAGAAAAAGGTGAGGGAGAAAGAGAAAAAGCTCTTGCGGAAGGAGCGGACACGCCTTCGAACTCTCTCAGGACCTATCTCGTCACAACACATATTTGATATTTCTGAAGACGATGTAGAAGAGCTTTGTATGTCATTTGATATTGATCAGTTGAGGGGTTTGTGCGAGAAAATGGAAGGCAAAGAGCTGTTAGAGCAGGCAGAAGCTCTAAGAGATGCAGTGAGTGGCAAGAAACATGTTGATGAGAAAAGTAATCAACAAAATGGCACTGTCAAGGCTAATGGAAGCAGTAGTTCTCTAGCAGGCTATGCAGAGAAGAAGGAGAAACCTTGGACTAAAGAAGAGATCGAGCTATTGAGGAAAGGAGTGCAAAAGTTTCCCAAAGGAACTTCAAGGAGATGGGAGGTTGTTTCAGAATACATTGGCACTGGAAGATCTGTTGAAGAAATATTGAAAGCTACTAAAACCGTTCTCCTCCAGAAGCCCGATACAGCCAAAGCTTTTGACACATTTCTTGAGAAAAGGAAGCCTGCTGCACAATCAATTGCATCTCCACTGTCAACCAGAGAAGAACTGGAAGGGGTATCAATACCAGCAACAACACCCGAAAATAGTCCTGCcttctcaacaacaacaacaccaacaacaGCATCAATACCAACACCAGTGGCAACGACAAAAACAACACCAACACCAGTGGCAACGACAAAAACAACACCAACAGCACCGACGATGACGACAACTACAGCAACAAAAAACATCATCAACTCGGAAGAATCTCAAGGAGTTTCAGAACTGGAAGTGTGGTCTGCAGTACAGGAAAGAGCACTAGTTCAAGCTTTAAAAACCTTTCCAAAGGAAGCTAACCAGAGATGGGAACGAGTAGCCGCAGCTGTACCTGGGAAGACTGTGAACCAGTGCAAGAAGAAATTTGCCATGATGAAGGAAAATTTCAGGAACAAGAAAACTGCAGTTTGA
- the LOC123898882 gene encoding CO(2)-response secreted protease-like, translating into MDYKPAPMVAIFSSRGPSGLSKNILKPDIAAPGVAILAAWIENKVEDIPKGKKLSPYNIISGTSMSCPHVSGLAGSIKSRNPTWSPSAIKSAIMTSATQINNMKAPITTDLGSVATPYDYGAGEITTTESFQPGLVYETTIIDYLNYLCYIGLNTSTIKVISKTVSDSFSCPEESTPDYVSNINYPSIAISNFTSKGTVNVSRTVTNVGEEDETVYSVIVDAPNGVKLQVIPEKLEFTKSSKKQSYRVIFSSTSSSVKEDLFGTITWSNGKYNVRSPFILTV; encoded by the exons ATGGATTATAAACCTGCACCTATGGTGGCAATCTTTTCAAGTAGAGGGCCTTCAGGACTTTCAAAGAATATTCTAAAA CCTGATATTGCAGCACCAGGTGTTGCCATTCTTGCAGCATGGATTGAAAATAAGGTAGAAGATATTCCAAAAGGGAAAAAGCTCTCGCCGTATAATATTATATCAGGAACTTCCATGTCATGCCCCCATGTTTCAGGCCTTGCAGGCAGCATTAAATCTAGAAATCCAACTTGGAGTCCTTCTGCAATCAAATCAGCTATCATGACCTCTG CAACTCAAATTAACAATATGAAGGCTCCCATTACAACGGATTTAGGATCAGTTGCCACACCTTATGACTATGGAGCAGGGGAAATAACAACAACTGAATCATTCCAGCCAGGGCTAGTTTATGAAACCACCATCATTGACTACTTGAACTACTTGTGTTACATAGGACTCAACACATCCACAATTAAGGTTATATCTAAAACCGTCTCTGATAGTTTCAGTTGCCCCGAAGAATCGACTCCCGATTATGTTTCCAACATCAATTACCCTTCCATAGCAATCTCCAACTTCACTAGTAAAGGAACCGTGAATGTGAGTAGAACTGTTACAAATGTTGGTGAAGAGGATGAAACAGTTTACTCTGTCATTGTTGATGCTCCCAATGGGGTGAAACTCCAAGTGATTCCAGAGAAATTGGAGTTTACAAAAAGTAGTAAAAAACAAAGCTACCGAGTTATTTTTTCCTCTACTTCATCCTCTGTGAAGGAAGATCTGTTTGGAACTATAACCTGGAGTAATGGTAAATATAATGTTCGAAGTCCTTTTATATTAA